In Sphingopyxis sp. FD7, a single window of DNA contains:
- a CDS encoding SapC family protein, with product MSNHQILDPADHAELRVHMGPGAEFGDKVMACLAVPNEFRRLATDYPILFHYDQESRSFSALALMGFEKGENLFLDGNSWSASAKPMALAIQPFLIGRSRDGSSSAQVHVDLDHPRIASGVDGVRVFDEAGRPTPYLEQIISMLAELDEGHRKSGEFFAALDRYDLLEPFALDVPREGGGEHRLVGYHLINETKLRALEPGAMSELHAAGHLLPLFMALASLGNLGKLARRRAAKHDG from the coding sequence ATGAGCAACCATCAAATCCTCGATCCGGCCGATCATGCCGAGCTACGCGTCCATATGGGTCCGGGTGCAGAGTTCGGCGACAAGGTCATGGCATGCCTGGCGGTCCCCAACGAGTTTCGCCGGTTGGCCACAGACTATCCGATATTGTTCCATTACGACCAGGAAAGTCGCAGCTTTTCGGCGCTTGCCCTGATGGGGTTTGAGAAGGGCGAGAATCTGTTCCTCGACGGCAACTCCTGGTCCGCATCGGCCAAGCCCATGGCACTTGCCATACAACCCTTTCTCATCGGTCGTTCGCGTGACGGCAGTTCGTCGGCTCAGGTACATGTCGATCTTGACCATCCGCGCATCGCCAGCGGCGTTGACGGCGTTCGCGTGTTCGACGAGGCAGGTCGCCCGACGCCCTATCTTGAACAAATCATATCCATGCTCGCCGAACTCGATGAGGGACACCGAAAGAGCGGCGAGTTTTTCGCTGCGCTCGACCGTTACGATCTGCTCGAACCCTTCGCGCTTGACGTGCCGCGCGAGGGCGGCGGCGAACACCGGCTGGTGGGTTATCATCTCATCAACGAGACCAAATTGCGTGCCCTTGAGCCTGGAGCGATGAGCGAGCTTCATGCGGCCGGACATTTGCTGCCGCTGTTCATGGCGCTCGCCTCCCTGGGAAACCTTGGCAAGCTTGCGCGCCGCCGCGCCGCGAAACATGATGGCTGA